TTTGACAGAGTTCTTCATGGGGTCTCCAGACACACGGGTACGACGGGAAAGGGGATGCCGCGCGAAGGCGGCCCGAGGGACGCGTCGGTGTTCAGGTGCGGGAGATCGAGAGCTGTGTGAGCGAGAGTGCGGAGAGGAGAGGACGCGGTCCGGCGCGCGCCGGCGGTGCTGTGCGCGGGGCGCGCGAGACGAGCAGCTGTGTGCCGCGACCGCGGAGACGCCGGAACAGCAGCACCAGTGCGACGCAGCAGAGCGCGACGACCAGGCAGACCCCGGCGTCGGCGGTGAGGACGTCGACCGCGGTCGCGCCGTCGACCACGGCGGTGCCGGATTCCGTGCCCGTCGACGCCGTGGTGCCGGAGGCGAGGCAGAGCGTGGCGTGCACCTCGGCGGAGCCGCGCGACGTCGACCACGCGCCGACGACGAGCAGGAGCGCGAGACCGACGGCGAGGACCACACGCGCGATCATCGTCCGCTCGGCCCGTGCTCGCGGCATCCGATCCGGCGATGAGGGCAGCATTTCCCGCGCAGTCTAGCAACGGCGCCTCTGCCTCCTCCGAACCCCGGACGCTGAGGACATGCCTACACTGGAGGGGTGGCGAGACTACTGATCATCGGCGGCTTCCTCGCCGCCGTGTTCTGGGTGTTCAGCATCGTCGACTGCGCTGTGCAGCCGGCGACGCGGCACCGAGGCGTGCCCAAGGCCGCCTGGATCGCCATCGTGGTGCTCCTCCCCGTGATCGGGGGGATCCTCTGGTTCGTGATCGGTCGTCGGCGGGCCAACGGCTCCGGCGCTCGCCCGGTGATCGCCCCGGATGACGATCCCGCCTTCCTGCGCAGCATCGACAAGACCGAGCAGGATGCGCGCATCCGCCGTCTCGAAGAGGAGCTCGCGCGCCTGGACGAGGAGACCGACGAGCCTCCCGCCTCGGACCCGCGCCCGTGAGCTCGTCGCCGGCGATGGATGCGGCGGCGTCCCTGCTCGCCGATCTCGTCGCCCATGGAGTCCGCGACGTCGTCGTCTCCCCGGGTTCGCGATCGCAGGCCCTCGCGCTCGCCGCGGTGCGACTGGCGGATGAGGGTCACCTCCGTGTGCATGTGCGCGTCGATGAGCGGGTCGCCGGTTTCACCGCGCTCGGCATCGCCAGGGAGACACAGGTCCCCGCCGCGGTGATCTGCACCTCGGGGACGGCCGTCGCGAATCTGCTGCCCGCGGTGATGGAGGCGTTCCACTCGGGCGTGCCGCTGCTGCTGCTCACCGCTGATCGCCCACCCGAGTTGCGGGGCGTCGGTGCCAACCAGGCGACGCTGCAGAACGGTCTGTTCCACCCCTGGGTGCGCGATCAGGTCGACGCGCCGGTTCCGGGAGACGGCGAGTGGGCAGGGCTCGCCGAGCGTGCGGTGGCCGCGGCGATGGGCGTGCGCGACGTCGACGCGCTTCCCGGCGTCGCAGGACCCGTCCACGTGAACCTGCCGTCGCGCGAGCCGCTCTCCGGCGCATTCCCCGAAGTCAGGGTTACTCCCGGCGATATGCCCGTCCGGCGTGCGGCCGACCCGTTCGAGCTCGCACGGGGTCCGCGCACCGTCGTGCTGGCCGGTGCCGATGCCGGGCCGGACGCCGAGGAGATCGCCTACGCCGGTGGGTGGCCGCTGATCGCCGAGATCGTGAGCGGGGCCCGGTTCGGTCGGCAGATCGTGCACGGGTATCGCCGCCTCCTCGCGCAAGAAGAGCTCGGTGGACGTATCGAGCGCGTGGTCGTGCTGGGTCACCCGACCCTCAGCCGGGAAGCGACGGCCCTGCTCTCGCGCCAGGATGTCGACGTGGTGGCCGTCCGTCGCGGAGGGGAGGAGCTCAATCTCAACCACCGCACGCGCGCCGTCGGGGCCGTCACGGTCGCCCCCGGCGCCGCCGATCGTGCGTGGCTCGGTGCGTGGCTCCAGGCCTCCGCCGCCGAGACCGTCGACCTGAGCGAGAACGCCCCGGATCCGGAAGGCCTCGCCTCCACGGACTTCGCCGCCCGTCGGGAGGCCGTGAAGGCCGAACTCGACGCGGTCCGGCGCCCGCTCGATCGCGAGCTGCTGGTCGATGCCGTGTGGCGGGCCACCTGGCCGCACGATCGGCTCGTCTTCGGCTCGTCGCGGCTGGTGCGCGTGGCCGACCAGGTGCTCGGAGGCAAGAAGGTGCCCGTCCACGCGAACCGCGGTCTCGCTGGGATCGACGGCACGATCGCGACCGCGACCGGTATCGCGCTCGCCAGCCAGGCCGCGGGCGCTCCCGGCGTGACCAGGGTGCTGCTGGGCGACCTCGCCTTCCTGCATGACGTCGGTGCCCTGCTGCTGCCGCCGGATGAGGCGGAACCGCGTCTCCAGGTCATCGTCGGCAACGACGGCGGTGGGACGATCTTCGACGCGCTGGAAGTCGCCGCCTCCGCACCCCCGGCCGACCTCGATCGCGCCTTCTACACCCCGCACACCGTGCGACTGGAACACCTGGCGTCGGCGTACGGCTGGGAGTACCAGCGGGTCACGACCCGCACCGCGCTGGATCAGGCGCTCACCACGCCGCGAGGCGGACGTCAGATCATCGAGGTGCCGCTGCCGCGTTGACTGGCAGGATGTGCGTATGAACGCGCACACCTGGACGCAGCGGCTCCGCGTCGACGAGGGTTTCCGTCTCGCTGACCTCGACCCCGACACCAAGCCCGGCTATGTCGGCGGTAAGTCGCACGGGGTACGCGATCTCGCGGCCGGGCTCGACGCGCTCAACGATCTGCAGGAGCGGTTGTTCGCCGAAAGCCGGGTGGGCGTGACGAAGGACGCGGTGCTGCTGGTGCTGCAGGCGATGGACTCCGCCGGCAAGGGCGGGATCGTGCGGCATGTCGTGGGGGGTGTCGATCCGCAGGGGGTCGCGCTCGCCGCGTTCAAGGCCCCGACTCCGGAAGAGCTCGCCCACGACTTCCTGTGGCGCGTCGAGAAGCGCCTGCCCGAGCCGGGGTTCATCGGCGTCTTCGACCGCTCCCATTACGAGGACGTCCTGATCGGACGGGTGCGCGGGCTCGCGGACGCCGCGGAGATCGAGCGCCGCTACGACGCGATCAACGAGTTCGAGGCGCGGGTGGCGGCGTCGGGCACCCGCATCATCAAGGTCATGCTGCACATCTCGCCGGAAGAGCAGAAGGCGCGGCTCATGGAGCGACTCGACCGGCCGGACAAGCACTGGAAGTACAACCCCGGCGATGTGGATGAACGGCTCCTGTGGTCGCAGTACATGGAGGCGTACCAGAGGGTCTTCGACCGCACCTCGACCGAGGCCGCCCCGTGGCATGTGATCCCGGCGAACGCCAAGTGGTATGCGCGCCTCGCGGTGCAGGAGCTGCTGCTCGCGGCCCTCGAGGACATCGATCCGCAGTGGCCGGTCGCCGACTTCGACGTCGAGGCCGAGAAGGAGCGCCTCGCCGCGAGCTAGGCCAGGGCGTCGACGAGCGGGCGGAACTTGACCCGGGTCTCGAGCAACTCGCTCTCCGGGTCGGAGCCGGCCACGATCCCGGCACCCGCGTAGGCGGTCACCCCGATCGCGTCGGTGCCTGCCGTGAACTGCGCGCACCGGAGGGCGATCGCCCATTCTCCGTTGCCTGCCGCGTCCACCCAGCCCACCGGCCCGGCGTAGCGTCCGCGATCGAAGGGCTCGAGGTCGCGGATCGCGGCGATCGCCGCCGGGGTCGGGGTGCCGGCGACCGCTGCGGTCGGGTGCAGGACGCGCACCAGGTCCAGGGCCGACTCGCCGTCGGCCAGCTCGCCCTCGACATCGGTCGCCAGGTGGAAGAGGTTGGGCAGTTTCAGCAGGAAGGGCTGTTCGCTCGCGGCCAGGGCTCTGGTGTGGGAGCGCAGTGACGCGAGCACGCTCTGCACCGCGTACTGGTGCTCGTCGAGGTCTTTCACGCTCGAAGCGAGGTGTGCGGATGCCGCGGTGTCGGCGTCGGCATCGGCCCCGCGCCCGATCGTGCCGGCGAGCACCCGCGCCGTGACGGTGCCGTCGTGCACGGTGACCAGAGTCTCCGGGCTCGCCCCGATCAGGCCGTCGACCGCGAAGGCCCAGGTGTCGGGGTAGCCGGTCGAGAGGGCGCGCACGAGGCGACGCAGGTCGGACCCCGCAGGGATGCTGCCGGTCAGGTCGCGCGCGAGCACGACCTTGCTCAGCTCGCCGTCGGCGATGCGGGTCAGGGCCCGGCGCACCGCGTCCTGGTAGCGCTGAGGGGTCTGCGCGCCCGGTCCGACCGTGCCGGCCCAGTGCGGTCCGTACGGCTCCGTGGCGAGTGCATCCTCGTGGACCGCTGCGTCGGCGAGGCGGATGCGGGTCTCCCAGAACCGGTCGCCGTGTCGGCCGAGCACGCGCGTCGGCACCAGGAGCACGCTGTCGGCCGTCGACTCCTCATCGAAGGTGAAGGCACCGAAGGCGACCAGCCCGGTGCCCGGGAGCCCGATCGGATCGGTGATCTCGGCCTCGGCGGCCATCCCCCGCCAGGCCGTCGCGAGGGCTTCGACGCGTGATCCGCCGGGACGCGCCGGAGGGCGGATCTCCGCGAGGGTCTCGCCGACCGCGACGATCCCGTCCCCGCGCCGCAGCCAGGCGAGCGGGCGGGCGGGATCCGTGTAGGCGAGCAGATCTTCGACCGGGTCGATCTCTCGGGTCTCCACGACCAGGGGGGTGGTGTGCACGGTTCCAGCCTATGCCGCTCAGGGGGCAGGGATCCGCG
Above is a window of Microbacterium aurugineum DNA encoding:
- a CDS encoding polyphosphate kinase 2 family protein, with the protein product MNAHTWTQRLRVDEGFRLADLDPDTKPGYVGGKSHGVRDLAAGLDALNDLQERLFAESRVGVTKDAVLLVLQAMDSAGKGGIVRHVVGGVDPQGVALAAFKAPTPEELAHDFLWRVEKRLPEPGFIGVFDRSHYEDVLIGRVRGLADAAEIERRYDAINEFEARVAASGTRIIKVMLHISPEEQKARLMERLDRPDKHWKYNPGDVDERLLWSQYMEAYQRVFDRTSTEAAPWHVIPANAKWYARLAVQELLLAALEDIDPQWPVADFDVEAEKERLAAS
- the menD gene encoding 2-succinyl-5-enolpyruvyl-6-hydroxy-3-cyclohexene-1-carboxylic-acid synthase; this encodes MDAAASLLADLVAHGVRDVVVSPGSRSQALALAAVRLADEGHLRVHVRVDERVAGFTALGIARETQVPAAVICTSGTAVANLLPAVMEAFHSGVPLLLLTADRPPELRGVGANQATLQNGLFHPWVRDQVDAPVPGDGEWAGLAERAVAAAMGVRDVDALPGVAGPVHVNLPSREPLSGAFPEVRVTPGDMPVRRAADPFELARGPRTVVLAGADAGPDAEEIAYAGGWPLIAEIVSGARFGRQIVHGYRRLLAQEELGGRIERVVVLGHPTLSREATALLSRQDVDVVAVRRGGEELNLNHRTRAVGAVTVAPGAADRAWLGAWLQASAAETVDLSENAPDPEGLASTDFAARREAVKAELDAVRRPLDRELLVDAVWRATWPHDRLVFGSSRLVRVADQVLGGKKVPVHANRGLAGIDGTIATATGIALASQAAGAPGVTRVLLGDLAFLHDVGALLLPPDEAEPRLQVIVGNDGGGTIFDALEVAASAPPADLDRAFYTPHTVRLEHLASAYGWEYQRVTTRTALDQALTTPRGGRQIIEVPLPR
- a CDS encoding isochorismate synthase, whose translation is MHTTPLVVETREIDPVEDLLAYTDPARPLAWLRRGDGIVAVGETLAEIRPPARPGGSRVEALATAWRGMAAEAEITDPIGLPGTGLVAFGAFTFDEESTADSVLLVPTRVLGRHGDRFWETRIRLADAAVHEDALATEPYGPHWAGTVGPGAQTPQRYQDAVRRALTRIADGELSKVVLARDLTGSIPAGSDLRRLVRALSTGYPDTWAFAVDGLIGASPETLVTVHDGTVTARVLAGTIGRGADADADTAASAHLASSVKDLDEHQYAVQSVLASLRSHTRALAASEQPFLLKLPNLFHLATDVEGELADGESALDLVRVLHPTAAVAGTPTPAAIAAIRDLEPFDRGRYAGPVGWVDAAGNGEWAIALRCAQFTAGTDAIGVTAYAGAGIVAGSDPESELLETRVKFRPLVDALA
- a CDS encoding PLD nuclease N-terminal domain-containing protein, whose amino-acid sequence is MARLLIIGGFLAAVFWVFSIVDCAVQPATRHRGVPKAAWIAIVVLLPVIGGILWFVIGRRRANGSGARPVIAPDDDPAFLRSIDKTEQDARIRRLEEELARLDEETDEPPASDPRP